In the Leishmania donovani BPK282A1 complete genome, chromosome 31 genome, one interval contains:
- a CDS encoding phosphatidylethanolaminen-methyltransferase-lik e protein: MSVESASGSAKLSLTSSEDGESYGLLHDGTRFRVPDTMSVMDALLTPKSWRSPATLIWIASWFAVGMTGLLYFTHGLPMWFFCAHFAFWRLAYNIGIGAILHYHSRYGSFLKFYRRIVNDYPITRRLLEASVVFQDNTEYKVSSFPDEFNAWMLFRQIENVILANDLVSYCVLSVVCWEKMSLRSPMDICCFVFGCASIAFALWSKFDAHRVIGDFAWYWGDFFFLLDKNLTFDGIFQMFPHPMYTVGYAFMYGVPVMAKSYTLFYMSVFGHLCQLAFLAFVENPHIDRTYNVLSSPTPEEQQRHAVLYGNGSEAYLEHNELVVLMHFDIFRASDLLLALTIIYLLATLLLPLPAWVYAAHVMAWRLFHNGFLGYLLKRESCEKWFSRNYASPQAAFNNWKRIYNASVTITNLSYCLCAVKYFTWAMPLFSSGEARCFVMIVGTLLVGINAYVSWSIYEAIGDYGYFYGDFFIENVPAKLNYSGIYRYLNNPDSSLGMSAYYGIALLSGSPVVLVVAMMSHAAAKIFEAVVEEPHMRKRYGDQVREAGGMQAEFVRRMKVSKAEYDKKMRAIKAKLECRKKQ, translated from the coding sequence ATGTCTGTCGAAAGCGCGTCTGGGAGCGCAAAGCTGtccctcacctcctccgaGGACGGGGAGAGCTACGGTCTCCTGCATGACGGCACCCGGTTCCGTGTTCCGGACACCATGTCAGTGATGGACGCACTCTTGACACCCAAGTCGTGGCGGAGTCCGGCGACGCTCATCTGGATCGCGTCCTGGTTCGCCGTGGGGATGACGGGGCTGCTCTACTTCACCCACGGGCTGCCTATGTGGTTCTTCTGCGCTCACTTTGCCTTCTGGCGACTCGCGTACAACATTGGCATCGGTGCCATTCTGCACTACCACTCGCGGTACGGCTCTTTCCTTAAGTTCTACCGTCGCATTGTCAACGATTACCCGATTACCCGACGCCTTCTGGAGGCGTCCGTTGTCTTCCAGGACAACACCGAGTACAAGGTGTCCAGTTTTCCGGACGAGTTCAACGCTTGGATGCTGTTCCGCCAGATTGAGAACGTCATTCTCGCCAACGACCTTGTCTCGTACTGCGTGCTTTCGGTTGTCTGCTGGGAGAAGATGAGCCTCAGATCGCCCATGGACATTTGCTGTTTCGTATTTGgctgcgcctccatcgcgTTTGCACTCTGGAGCAAGTTCGACGCGCACCGCGTCATTGGCGACTTCGCCTGGTACTGGGGCgactttttctttctcctcgaCAAAAACCTCACCTTCGACGGCATCTTCCAAATGTTCCCACATCCGATGTATACGGTCGGCTACGCCTTCATGTATGGCGTGCCGGTCATGGCCAAGTCCTACACGCTCTTCTACATGAGCGTCTTTGGGCACCTGTGCCAGCTGGCGTTCCTGGCGTTTGTGGAGAATCCGCACATTGACCGCACCTATAACGTACTGTCGTCACCGACGccggaggagcagcagcggcatgccGTGCTGTACGGGAACGGTAGTGAGGCCTACCTGGAGCACAACGAGCTTGTGGTGCTCATGCACTTCGACATATTCCGCGCCAGTGACCTTCTTTTAGCCTTGACGATCATCTATctgctggcgacgctgctgctgcccctcccgGCGTGGGTCTACGCGGCTCACGTGATGGCCTGGCGTCTCTTTCACAACGGCTTTCTCGGCTACCTGCTGAAGCGGGAGTCGTGCGAGAAGTGGTTCTCCCGGAACTACGCCTCGCCGCAGGCCGCCTTCAACAACTGGAAGCGCATCTACAACGCGAGTGTCACAATCACAAACCTGTCCTActgcctctgcgccgtcAAGTACTTTACCTGGGCGATGCCGCTTTTCAGCAGTGGCGAGGCACGCTGCTTCGTGATGATCGTCGGCACGCTTCTTGTCGGCATCAACGCGTACGTGAGCTGGAGCATATACGAGGCCATCGGTGACTACGGCTACTTCTACGGTGACTTCTTCATCGAGAACGTCCCGGCAAAGCTGAACTACAGCGGCATCTACCGCTATCTAAATAACCCAGACTCGTCGCTCGGAATGTCAGCCTACTACGGCATCGCACTGCTGTCCGGCAGcccggtggtgctggtggtggctATGATGTCCCACGCGGCTGCGAAGATCTTTGAGGCTGTCGTTGAGGAACCGCACATGCGCAAGCGCTACGGTGACCAAGTTCGCGAGGCTGGTGGGATGCAAGCGGAGTTTGTGCGGCGCATGAAGGTGTCGAAGGCGGAGTACGACAAGAAGATGCGCGCCATTAAGGCAAAGCTGGAATGTCGCAAGAAACAGTGA